A genomic region of Salinibacter pepae contains the following coding sequences:
- a CDS encoding acyl carrier protein, with protein MASDIEETVKSIIVDKLGVDEDDVTSDASFTNDLGADSLDTVELIMEFEKEFDLTIPDEEAEEIATVGDAVGYLEEKA; from the coding sequence ATGGCCAGCGACATCGAAGAGACGGTCAAGTCGATCATTGTCGACAAACTGGGCGTCGACGAAGACGACGTGACGTCGGACGCTTCCTTTACGAACGACCTGGGCGCGGACTCGCTCGACACCGTCGAGCTCATTATGGAGTTTGAGAAGGAGTTCGACCTGACGATCCCGGACGAGGAGGCCGAAGAGATCGCGACGGTCGGCGACGCCGTAGGGTACCTCGAGGAGAAGGCGTAG
- a CDS encoding DUF721 domain-containing protein, translating into MPADGPRPLGEVLKEVIDELGVQEEVDEARVVETWASLAGEKINSVTESAWMKGSTLYVKITSAAWRQELHMNRRKWRDRLNGALEAELVDEIVFR; encoded by the coding sequence ATGCCCGCCGACGGCCCCCGTCCCCTCGGAGAGGTTCTCAAGGAAGTCATCGACGAGCTCGGCGTTCAGGAGGAGGTCGATGAGGCCCGCGTCGTCGAGACGTGGGCGAGCCTCGCGGGGGAGAAGATCAACAGCGTGACCGAGTCGGCCTGGATGAAGGGCTCGACGCTGTACGTGAAGATCACCTCGGCCGCCTGGCGTCAAGAGTTGCACATGAACCGGCGCAAGTGGCGCGATCGCCTCAATGGCGCGCTCGAGGCCGAACTGGTCGACGAGATCGTGTTCCGGTAA
- the fabF gene encoding beta-ketoacyl-ACP synthase II, with translation MAGTSRRVVVTGMGALTPLGLSVEEYWQGLVEGESGAATIGSFDPEGLRVTFACELDGFDPEDHLPAKQARRVDPFSQYALVTADQAVADAGLNPDGMSQDEKDRIGVVYGTGIGGIKTFRDQAEEFIEGGEKRTSPFFIPTLIPDIAAGQIAMAHGFRGPNHAMVSACATGNHNIGDAYRMIQRGDMDAALCGGTDACVTRLGIAGFASMRALSTRNDDPARASRPFDAHRDGFVMGEGAGALFIEDLERARARGATIYAEIEGIGMSADAHHLTAPDPEGGGVCLALNRVLDNAGLEPTDVDYINAHGTSTPLGDEAETKALKKVFDDHAYDLNVSSTKSMTGHLLGAAGAIEAIAAIQALRHDVVPPTINFEEADPACDLDYTFNEAEERPVSVALSNAFGFGGHNTSLALRAYDE, from the coding sequence ATGGCAGGCACGTCACGTCGCGTCGTCGTTACGGGCATGGGGGCGCTTACCCCCCTCGGGCTCTCGGTGGAGGAGTACTGGCAGGGGCTCGTGGAGGGGGAGAGTGGCGCCGCCACCATCGGGTCCTTCGATCCGGAGGGCCTTCGGGTGACCTTTGCCTGCGAGCTCGACGGCTTCGACCCGGAGGACCACCTTCCTGCCAAGCAGGCCCGGCGCGTGGACCCGTTTAGCCAGTACGCCCTCGTCACCGCCGACCAGGCGGTGGCGGACGCCGGCCTCAACCCCGACGGGATGTCCCAGGACGAAAAGGACCGGATCGGGGTCGTCTACGGCACCGGCATTGGGGGCATCAAAACCTTTCGGGACCAGGCCGAAGAGTTCATCGAGGGCGGGGAGAAGCGCACGTCGCCCTTCTTCATCCCGACGTTGATTCCCGACATTGCGGCCGGCCAGATCGCCATGGCGCACGGCTTTCGGGGGCCAAACCACGCCATGGTCTCGGCCTGCGCCACGGGCAACCACAACATCGGGGACGCCTACCGCATGATCCAGCGGGGCGACATGGATGCCGCCCTCTGCGGCGGCACCGACGCCTGCGTGACGCGGCTCGGCATTGCGGGCTTTGCGAGCATGCGGGCCCTCTCGACGCGCAACGACGACCCGGCCCGGGCGTCGCGGCCGTTTGACGCTCACCGGGACGGCTTCGTGATGGGCGAGGGGGCCGGCGCGCTCTTCATCGAAGACCTGGAGCGGGCCAGGGCCCGGGGGGCCACCATCTACGCGGAAATCGAGGGCATTGGCATGTCCGCCGATGCCCACCACCTGACGGCCCCCGACCCGGAGGGGGGCGGCGTGTGCCTCGCGCTCAACCGCGTGCTCGACAACGCCGGCTTGGAGCCGACCGACGTCGACTACATCAACGCCCACGGCACGTCGACCCCCCTCGGCGACGAGGCCGAGACGAAGGCGCTCAAAAAGGTGTTCGACGACCACGCGTACGACCTAAACGTGTCCTCGACGAAGAGCATGACGGGCCACCTCCTCGGGGCCGCGGGCGCCATTGAGGCCATCGCCGCCATCCAGGCCCTCCGGCACGACGTGGTGCCGCCGACCATCAACTTCGAGGAGGCCGATCCGGCGTGCGACCTGGACTACACGTTCAACGAGGCCGAGGAGCGGCCCGTGAGCGTGGCCCTGTCCAACGCTTTTGGCTTCGGCGGGCACAACACCTCCCTCGCCCTCCGCGCCTACGACGAGTGA